The Dioscorea cayenensis subsp. rotundata cultivar TDr96_F1 chromosome 18, TDr96_F1_v2_PseudoChromosome.rev07_lg8_w22 25.fasta, whole genome shotgun sequence genome includes the window CTATATAAACCCCCTTTTGTGCTTAGTTTCCACTTGGTTATCTTTTCGTCTCATCTTCATCTTCGTTTTCATGGAAGACCGCAAAGAAGTAAgcttttcttcttgattttcttggttttttcttgagtttttttctttgaatttatgGAAAATGGATGGTTGTGAAGAGGAATGGAGGATGGATGTCGGTGCCGGCGTTTGGGGATTGGGATATGAAGCAAGGGGTGCCGGATTACTCCATGGATTTCTCGAAGATCAGAGAAGCGAGGAAGATTAACAAGTCCGATTTCTCCAGAGCCAGTTTGGGGAACGAGGATGAGCTCATCTCCATCCAACGCGACGCCGCCTCCGCCGCCGATGATCACCGTGTCCCTCCTCACCATCACCAAGAGCCCCACCAATCCCCCAcggtgagattttttttttttttctaaggttTTCGAAATTTGGGGATTTTTGGTGTGGAAATTGAGTACtttctatggattatttttatttagtttccgATGAGAAATTATTAGGATTTATGGTTAATTTGGATTGCATcaagttagggtttttttttgtataattaattagtatattgattttgttgttaGAATTGATGTGATAACAAGATTGGGTCATAAatgaagttatttttaaatttctaataaaataagatTATCATGCCTCATTTGATCCAAATTGGAAGGAATGGACTCTCAAGATAAAAGTTGAATAGTGGTAAATATAAGCCAAATTTATCTAATACTGGATATAAACATCCTTTTTTTGTGTAGAAATTGAGTACTTTAGATTGAGTAGTATCCAATGTGAGATTATTAGGATTAAAGgttaatttatatattgatattgatgtCATGTTGAAGGGTATAGTGATAAAGTTTTCTCTGTTCTTCTTACCTGACTTTAGTAATGGATTTATTTCCTTATTTTCACTGGGATATATCCAGTAATTTATATCCTTGAATTTTTGTCTCTAATGAAATAAATGGGAGAAAGAACAGATGGTGATGATGTTTTGGGATGTTTTGCAGAAAAGTttatattctaatttatttacttttttttttttaatttaaaatttagcttgtgtaataaataaaagagtttGATTCCTGCTTGCTTACCTTTGTTGTCAAAATTGGATTGCTGGAAAAAGCTCCCTTGTAATCTCATTCAAAGCAGCAATCTGAGTCTTTATCTGGACTCttgacttaaaaataataattagaaataataatgcACATTGATGTGGATTGGTGCTGGAACCAACTGAAAAACAGATGGCATCTGGACCATATGCAATAAATtccatatatctatatattgtttaaaaattttatctttttgttttcattattaaattaaatttagacACAGAgatgatatttattaaattataatagtttaatttttgttttattgttatttatcttTCAGACAAAGAGGACGATTATGAGCTACTTTAACTGTTGCATAAGAGCATGATGATTTATTGGGTGGGTCTCATCTATCAATCTCTGATTCACAGTTTATGTTATCTATTTGTTGAAGGTCTTTTTCTCTGTAACATATACCTCATCATTGTTCTTAAGTgaaatatgttttgttttatttcttttcccctttttttttttgggggtgtttttattagtttatgTTTGTTTCAAAGCTTATCTTTCTTTTACTAGTCTATATTTGTCAAAAAGCTTAGCACTGATTGctttcttttcaatattttat containing:
- the LOC120281778 gene encoding uncharacterized protein LOC120281778, encoding MEDRKERNGGWMSVPAFGDWDMKQGVPDYSMDFSKIREARKINKSDFSRASLGNEDELISIQRDAASAADDHRVPPHHHQEPHQSPTTKRTIMSYFNCCIRA